A region of Candidatus Methylacidiphilales bacterium DNA encodes the following proteins:
- a CDS encoding PAS domain S-box protein, whose product MNRTEPPHPSASLTEDLPPESSLRAFLALSPLVGRDFFASLVTELCRCLDVKHALVAQTQEGPGPMLETVAVSTRSEIQPNFVYPLRGTPCENVLGRVLCHYPSGIRQRFPDDILLTQMGVESYVGIPLFDTRHNPIGLVAILHDQPLENRPDIGPTLTLFASRAGAELSRLRAEADIGRNEARYRSILNSLGEGILIYHRSGTLLSCNPSACTILGLSEEILKSIPYNDPSWKLCDADGSPLSSAEFPIATSFRTGQPVHDSIIGLHTNRRGLRWLQINATPVSHNHPDDTDLVTVSFYDITERRASEYALRLSEERFRTLVQHSPDAIVVIDAHTLKFVDHNPQAQSLLLMSSQELRNCGPIEVSPELQPDGMPSAEKAMAVIQSAVRGKNIIFEWLLRRKTGENLLCEFRLIRLPSPDRVLLRGSITDITERRRSQERFRIMAEQTGQLVYEYDITAEDIVWSGAIYRVTGYSPEDFQKMNIERWAESIHPDDRDHSVKTLEHVIRHGNRYDVAYRFRRQDGSWIYIEDHGVVLRDENGRPTIMLGTMKDVTDQKRHEEATRALENQLRHSQKMEAVGTLAGGVAHDFNNILGAIIGYTDLACMELPDSHPARSHLDESLKASQRARDLVRQILTFSRRQLHEPSPIALADCIEESTRLLRATFPASIRLSVEIETRPTIMGDYSQIQQILINLATNASHALDNNIGHISLALHAREVESHRPPGVLPGLAAGPYAEISVSDNGHGMDTATLKRIFEPFFTTKKPGEGTGLGLAVVHGIVNEHHGGIEVESEPGVGTTFRVLLPVAQGTGKTEQPSTPSLPGGGGQRILLVDDEIDLTKVMGKILTRLGYQATIYNDPIEALTRFRSSADSFDLVMVDLNMPGMTGIDLAKAIHQIKPALPILLVTGYGGDWTQDKVAEFGIRAVVSKPVTFQQLASLLHQYLTAS is encoded by the coding sequence GTGAACCGGACCGAACCCCCCCACCCATCCGCGTCCCTCACCGAGGATCTGCCACCGGAATCCTCCCTCCGCGCCTTTCTCGCCCTCTCCCCCCTTGTCGGACGCGATTTCTTTGCTTCCCTGGTCACGGAACTCTGCCGATGCCTCGACGTCAAACACGCCCTGGTCGCGCAAACCCAGGAAGGACCGGGCCCGATGCTCGAAACCGTGGCCGTCTCCACCCGCTCCGAAATCCAACCCAATTTTGTTTACCCCCTCCGGGGCACCCCCTGCGAAAATGTCCTCGGCCGGGTCCTTTGCCATTATCCTTCCGGCATCCGTCAACGCTTCCCCGATGACATCCTGCTGACCCAGATGGGCGTGGAAAGTTATGTCGGCATTCCGCTCTTCGACACCCGCCACAACCCCATCGGTCTCGTCGCCATCCTCCACGATCAACCCCTGGAAAACCGCCCCGACATCGGCCCGACCCTCACGCTCTTCGCCTCCCGGGCCGGTGCCGAATTGTCGCGGCTCCGCGCCGAAGCCGATATCGGCCGCAACGAAGCACGATACCGGTCCATCCTCAACAGCCTCGGTGAAGGCATCCTCATCTACCACCGCAGCGGCACACTCCTGAGCTGCAACCCCAGCGCCTGCACCATTCTCGGCCTCAGCGAGGAAATCCTCAAATCCATCCCCTACAACGACCCCTCCTGGAAACTCTGCGATGCCGACGGGAGCCCCCTGTCTTCGGCCGAATTCCCCATCGCGACCAGCTTCCGCACCGGCCAGCCTGTGCACGATTCTATCATAGGACTTCACACCAACCGCCGGGGACTCCGTTGGCTCCAGATCAACGCCACACCCGTCTCCCACAATCATCCCGACGACACCGATCTCGTCACCGTATCCTTCTACGATATCACCGAGCGCCGGGCTTCGGAATATGCCCTCCGACTGAGCGAGGAACGGTTCCGCACCCTCGTACAACATTCCCCGGACGCCATCGTCGTCATCGACGCCCACACCCTCAAATTCGTCGACCACAACCCCCAGGCCCAGAGCCTGCTGCTCATGTCCAGCCAGGAACTGCGCAACTGCGGACCGATCGAGGTCAGCCCCGAATTACAACCCGATGGCATGCCCTCAGCCGAGAAGGCCATGGCCGTCATCCAATCCGCCGTCCGGGGCAAAAACATCATCTTCGAATGGCTCCTCCGCCGCAAAACCGGGGAAAATCTCCTGTGCGAGTTCCGCCTCATCCGCCTCCCCTCCCCCGACCGTGTCCTCCTCCGCGGAAGCATCACCGACATCACCGAACGCCGCCGCTCCCAGGAACGCTTCCGCATCATGGCCGAACAAACCGGCCAGCTCGTCTACGAATACGACATCACCGCCGAGGACATCGTCTGGTCCGGCGCCATCTACCGCGTGACCGGCTATTCCCCGGAAGATTTCCAAAAAATGAACATCGAGCGCTGGGCCGAGTCCATCCATCCCGACGATCGGGACCACTCGGTCAAGACCCTCGAACACGTCATCCGCCACGGCAATCGTTACGATGTGGCCTACCGATTCCGCCGCCAGGACGGCTCCTGGATCTACATCGAGGACCACGGGGTCGTTCTGCGCGATGAAAACGGACGCCCCACCATCATGCTCGGGACCATGAAGGACGTCACCGACCAGAAACGCCACGAAGAGGCCACGCGCGCCCTGGAGAACCAGCTGCGCCACTCGCAGAAAATGGAGGCCGTCGGCACCCTCGCCGGCGGGGTCGCCCACGACTTCAACAACATCCTCGGCGCCATCATCGGCTACACCGACCTGGCCTGCATGGAACTTCCCGACTCCCACCCCGCCCGCTCCCACCTCGACGAATCCCTCAAAGCCTCCCAGCGCGCCCGCGATCTGGTCCGCCAAATCCTCACATTTAGCAGACGCCAATTACACGAACCCAGCCCCATCGCCCTCGCCGACTGCATCGAGGAATCCACCCGCCTGCTCCGCGCCACCTTTCCCGCCAGCATCCGCCTCTCGGTGGAAATCGAGACCCGGCCGACCATCATGGGTGACTATTCCCAGATCCAACAGATCCTCATCAATCTGGCCACCAACGCCTCCCACGCCCTGGACAACAACATCGGCCATATTTCCCTCGCCCTGCACGCGCGCGAAGTCGAGTCCCACCGCCCGCCCGGCGTTCTGCCCGGTCTGGCCGCCGGCCCCTATGCGGAGATCTCCGTCTCGGACAACGGCCACGGCATGGATACCGCCACCCTCAAGCGTATCTTTGAGCCCTTCTTCACCACCAAAAAACCCGGCGAAGGCACCGGCCTCGGACTCGCCGTCGTGCACGGCATCGTCAACGAGCACCACGGCGGCATCGAGGTCGAGAGTGAGCCCGGGGTCGGCACCACCTTCCGCGTCCTCCTCCCCGTCGCCCAGGGCACGGGCAAAACAGAACAACCCTCCACTCCCTCTTTGCCGGGTGGCGGCGGCCAAAGGATCCTCCTCGTCGACGACGAGATAGACCTCACCAAGGTGATGGGCAAAATCCTCACGCGTCTCGGCTACCAGGCCACCATCTACAACGATCCCATCGAGGCCCTGACCCGCTTCCGTTCGTCCGCCGACAGCTTCGATCTGGTCATGGTCGACCTGAACATGCCCGGCATGACCGGCATCGATCTGGCCAAGGCCATCCACCAGATCAAACCCGCCCTGCCCATCCTCCTCGTCACCGGATACGGCGGCGATTGGACCCAGGATAAAGTCGCCGAATTCGGAATCCGCGCCGTGGTTTCCAAACCCGTGACCTTCCAACAACTGGCCAGCCTCCTGCACCAATACCTGACAGCCTCGTGA